One window from the genome of Nicotiana tomentosiformis chromosome 5, ASM39032v3, whole genome shotgun sequence encodes:
- the LOC104088787 gene encoding transketolase, chloroplastic-like, with translation MAISNLLFKSFPPLHEPKLTIQTNRSYDYHSNKLSLWCNFQCKNRLKTDNSTTPRSKQPSLFKDQDYKVSWQEELKRAYPFEISSTHKREDEEYLQELVEKRCVENVRMLIVDSVQHAKAGHGGMALGMAEVAYFLYGNAMRYNSRNPKWFNRDRFVLSAGHGSLLQYVCLHLAGFQSVQIEDLKRLCKLGSRTPGHPENGVTEGIEVTTGPLGQGVANAVGLALAEAHLAARFNKPDVAIVDHRTYCIMGDGCSMEGISNEAASLAAHWKLHKLTLIYDDNHNTIDGSTDLTLSEDISARFEALGWNTITVDNTQGNIQAFKNALISAYSETKKPTFIRVKTRIGKLSKKEGTSKAHHGTFDEDDVKQMKQKVKWDDREPFYVIPMVYREMQAQTDLGGRLEEEWHSKLHYYQSKYPEEAAEFKLLLADGLLPGWESSLPKWSMSDPVDVTRGYSGKCLNALAKVLPGLIGGSADLASSNQAYLHNLGDFKQPDSPWGRNIRYGVREHAMAGISNGLALHGGGLIPFAATFLVFSDYMKNSIRLSALSRAGVIYIMTHDSIGLGEDGPTHQPVEHLAGLRAVPHLLLFRPADGNETAGAYKVAVANRDVPSLIALSRQKVAAHVEGTSADAVEKGGYIVSDNSVELPEIILIGTGSELCLCEASANVLRKEGRRVRVVSLVCWRLFDRQPRDYKELVLPSNVSKRVSVEAGSPLGWKEYVGDEGFVIGVDDFGASGPYSEVFKKYGFTEENVTKTAKSLLSK, from the exons ATGGCCATCTCTAATCTTCTGTTCAAGTCATTTCCTCCTTTGCATGAGCCCAAACTCACCATCCAAACCAACAGATCATATGATTACCATAGCAACAAACTATCCTTGTGGTGTAATTTCCAGTGCAAGAACCGTCTAAAAACAGACAATAGTACTACTCCAAGAAGCAAACAGCCTAGTCTTTTCAAAGACCAAGATTACAAGGTTTCCTGGCAGGAAGAGCTAAAAAGAGCATACCCTTTTGAGATTTCATCAACTCATAAACGGGAAGATGAGGAATATTTGCAAGAATTGGTAGAGAAGAGATGTGTGGAGAATGTGAGGATGTTGATAGTAGACTCAGTGCAACATGCAAAGGCAGGGCATGGTGGAATGGCACTTGGGATGGCTGAGGTTGCTTATTTCTTGTATGGGAATGCCATGAGATACAATTCAAGAAATCCCAAGTGGTTTAATAGGGATAGGTTTGTTTTGAGTGCTGGCCATGGATCTCTTCTTCAGTATGTTTGCCTTCATCTTGCTGGTTTCCAATCTGTTCAG attgaagaCCTTAAACGCTTATGCAAGCTTGGAAGCCGGACTCCTGGGCATCCAGAGAATGGAGTGACAGAAGGCATTGAAGTCACAACGG GCCCCTTGGGACAAGGTGTCGCTAATGCGGTTGGTCTTGCTTTAGCAGAAGCTCACTTGGCTGCAAGATTCAATAAGCCTGATGTCGCCATTGTTGATCATAGAAC GTATTGCATCATGGGTGATGGATGTTCTATGGAAGGCATATCAAATGAGGCTGCATCCCTGGCCGCACATTGGAAGCTGCACAAGCTTACATTGATTTATGACGATAACCATAATACCATTGATGGTAGCACTGACCTTACACTTTCAGAAGACATATCCGCACGATTTGAAGCTCTAGGATGGAACACTATCACTGTAGATAACACACAAGGAAATATACAAGCGTTCAAGAATGCACTAATCTCTGCATATAGTGAGACTAAGAAACCAACTTTCATCCGG GTGAAAACAAGAATAGGGAAACTGTCAAAAAAGGAGGGAACATCAAAAGCTCACCATGGAACCTTTGATGAAGATGATGTAAAGCAAATGAAACAGAAAGTTAAATGGGATGATAGAGAACCATTCTATGTCATTCCTATGGTTTACAG GGAAATGCAAGCACAAACAGATCTTGGTGGAAGGTTGGAGGAGGAATGGCACTCCAAACTTCATTATTATCAAAGCAAATACCCTGAGGAAGCGGCAGAATTCAAACTTCTCCTTGCTGATGGACTGCTTCCTGGCTGGGAAAGCTCGTTACCG AAATGGTCCATGTCTGATCCCGTGGATGTCACCCGAGGATATTCGGGGAAGTGCTTGAATGCGCTCGCTAAAGTGCTTCCTGGACTAATTGGGGGTAGTGCAGACCTTGCCAGCTCAAATCAAGCCTATCTCCATAATCTCGGAGACTTCAAGCAGCCTGATTCCCCGTGGGGGCGAAACATTAGGTATGGAGTCAGGGAACATGCAATGGCTGGAATTTCCAATGGACTTGCATTGCATGGTGGCGGCTTGATACCATTTGCGGCAACCTTCCTTGTATTCTCAGATTACATGAAGAATTCAATCAGATTATCCGCTCTTAGCCGCGCTGGAGTCATCTACATTATGACCCACGACTCGATCGGATTAGGCGAAGACGGACCAACTCATCAACCAGTTGAGCACTTAGCTGGTCTTCGAGCTGTTCCCCACTTGCTGCTCTTCCGACCAGCGGATGGCAATGAGACTGCTGGAGCCTATAAGGTAGCTGTTGCAAACCGAGATGTACCTAGTCTTATTGCATTGTCAAGGCAAAAGGTGGCAGCCCACGTGGAAGGAACGTCGGCTGATGCAGTAGAGAAAGGCGGGTACATTGTTAGTGACAATTCCGTGGAACTACCAGAAATCATATTGATTGGCACTGGATCAGAACTGTGTCTGTGTGAAGCCAGCGCGAACGTGCTGAGAAAAGAAGGGAGGAGAGTGAGAGTGGTTTCCCTGGTGTGTTGGAGACTTTTCGATAGGCAGCCGAGGGATTACAAGGAGCTTGTGTTGCCATCAAATGTTTCGAAACGTGTTAGTGTGGAGGCAGGATCACCCTTAGGGTGGAAGGAGTATGTTGGAGATGAAGGGTTTGTGATTGGCGTCGACGACTTTGGGGCTAGCGGACCATATTCAGAAGTATTCAAGAAATATGGTTTCACGGAGGAAAATGTAACCAAGACTGCAAAATCATTGCTTTCCAAATGA